A window of the Trichoderma asperellum chromosome 4, complete sequence genome harbors these coding sequences:
- a CDS encoding uncharacterized protein (EggNog:ENOG41) has protein sequence MSGTAIMASAVELPPTSSFSQRSHSSPNLPSLSSQTNSLFGSSTKDSAEVSAFEIPSFNTDIDLNLDISLPTFPESELPPPNTEYVELEPSPPPSKIYDHLRTKSAASLSDGPRQWLRSLTTIRDAQYDDAEPIAPLPPLSEEKRPATASESPLSNVEAIPPQPSRDRSHSTSASLAGFTKRSWMPSSRTLLKMQPETLDETSVKPEAKPSRGDKLKRAVAASLQEITTNQTGQTRPVDSAAKPATKGFARATSYFSRIKQKPASSLSKTSDNVDSDFSCASSATSLAQPGSNSIDSHVSQSTTSGETNSTALTTDESSIEMPPRMPDPLWSQFKNLDLEFRGLASKPVAQKCALIQTLLLPFLKSATSQVSLSGLRPEDVDCRAGVLNKWWGAVLEMLEAQHQQPVPGLDRQLLFEAATVIMMRLEWRQTTPYFLPLVDRSPQDRVRARSSTNSSNSSNSDQSALLAESAEHNIRTMFVSNLVRQMAFVVEKMSLRHVPPSLIEFAGKTCAYAFFFAPGVSDILVRLWGLTPDLIRRVSESMGLTRKNNGEVDADITASFPPKLSTLAWSSPRALWNTLKRIPKMPLLVARVPWTGPWVMRWKGRDTDLIFIFCRYFHLLSDQFMPAGLSLMEKATSPAFVLVHAQLLSILDSTVHRQAALEPPHGSFVANSARGAEAAALQMPMPPSNLMKSMSENRLVMLLKDILADNSPTFAGARHTFAESFSALLKAAASRTSRYNSTACSTLCDLLEEVLFIYHRAETVENPTSYIDWAFWIDVCKVALTSLNTLSEIRIISFIYTVWDAIAKDPKQKLMVCRDWLLTEETFNAFFNNWCPMVRAYYMRLLCWRVCREVGSQDEVDMEIFALASKRLKSVWSHYLYLKQAADEAGQMGPATAPMSPTLGKRFIIIRQEVNVPQPGLFVTFDTFSKASSIIDLPSSEKNAEAGLLAKNDPKKKWSILKLLSFNSASSPTQTALDTSPVKSSDDGLQNARREVANSRSRQNASIGPPKTAKSDKSDDSDGSNPVFEDPKFNFKFVLGWPQPQQQLPPLERMLVSPKLPTPAQSRLGFQAKRGGGPVLPPLMIPTRRFSGSSQGGLVQAARNASPLDSPVIEPRRKLSLAIATAGIPEEPSTATGSETSSGDTTPIETISPSSPIIQPNSNQQRPVEGKMGPVKPAGAFLKNLAYSGRALSEWSLVVAECNNFVERRRDEGIITLSEIEVPLLGVEGFRKMAG, from the exons ATGAGCGGAACAGCAATCATGGCCTCGGCTGTGGAACTGCCACcgacttcttccttctcccaaCGATCCCACTCATCTCCCAACTTACCCTCATTATCATCGCAGACAAATTCGCTCTTCGGCAGCTCTACAAAGGACTCGGCTGAGGTATCAGCTTTTGAAATACCCTCTTTCAACACTGACATAGACCTTAATCTCGACATCTCTCTTCCAACCTTTCCTGAGAGCGAATTGCCACCTCCTAATACCGAATATGTCGAGCTGGAACCCTCTCCTCCACCATCGAAAATCTATGATCACTTGCGGACCAAATCAGCAGCCTCGCTTAGCGATGGGCCTCGACAATGGCTGCGCAGCTTGACAACTATTCGAGATGCCCAGTACGACGATGCTGAGCCCATCGCCCCCCTTCCTCCGCTTAGCGAAGAAAAACGGCCCGCCACAGCAAGTGAAAGCCCCCTGAGCAACGTCGAGGCGATTCCTCCTCAACCATCCCGGGATCGCTCCCATTCGACATCTGCAAGCCTCGCCGGCTTCACCAAGAGGTCGTGGATGCCCTCGTCACGCACGCTGCTAAAGATGCAGCCAGAGACCCTAGACGAGACGAGCGTCAAGCCCGAGGCCAAGCCCAGCCGCGGCGACAAGCTGAAACGGGCTGTTGCAGCCAGTCTCCAGGAAATTACGACCAATCAGACGGGCCAAACCCGTCCAGTTGACTCAGCTGCTAAACCCGCGACAAAGGGATTCGCTCGTGCAACTAGTTACTTCTCCAGAATCAAGCAAAAGCCCGCGTCCTCGTTGTCTAAAACAAGTGACAACGTTGACTCCGATTTTAGCTGCGCCTCTTCTGCTACCAGCTTAGCTCAACCAGGCTCCAATAGCATCGACTCGCATGTCTCGCAATCCACCACTTCTGGTGAGACAAACTCCACCGCGCTCACCACAGATGAGTCGTCGATCGAAATGCCACCGCGCATGCCCGATCCTCTGTGGTCGCAGTTCAAGAACTTGGATCTAGAGTTCAGAGGGCTCGCTTCCAAACCCGTGGCCCAGAAGTGCGCACTGATTCAGACGCTGCTTTTGCCTTTCCTCAAGAGCGCTACGAGTCAGGTATCACTTAGCGGTCTGCGACCTGAGGATGTTGACTGCAGGGCTGGTGTCCTAAACAAATGGTGGGGCGCTGTCTTGGAAATGCTCGAGGCTCAACACCAGCAGCCTGTGCCGGGACTGGATCGCCAACTGCTCTTCGAGGCGGCGACCGTTATCATGATGCGCCTGGAGTGGCGCCAGACAACGCCGTATTTCTTGCCGTTGGTAGACAGGTCTCCTCAGGATCGCGTTCGCGCGAGGTCATCCACCAACTCATCTAATTCATCAAACTCGGATCAATCTGCACTGTTGGCAGAGTCAGCCGAGCACAACATCAGGACCATGTTTGTGTCCAACTTGGTGAGGCAGATGGCATTTGTGGTCGAAAAAATGTCTCTCCGCCACGTGCCTCCGAGCTTGATCGAGTTTGCCGGCAAGACTTGCGCatatgccttcttcttcgcgcCTGGTGTATCTGATATCTTGGTACGGCTTTGGGGCCTAACCCCAGACCTGATCCGCCGCGTTTCTGAGAGCATGGGCCTCACCCGCAAGAACAACGGCGAAGTTGATGCGGACATAACGGCGTCATTCCCGCCGAAGCTGAGCACCCTGGCCTGGTCCTCGCCCCGAGCTTTGTGGAACACTCTGAAGCGGATTCCCAAGATGCCTCTGCTTGTGGCGAGGGTACCATGGACGGGCCCATGGGTCATGCGCTGGAAAGGCCGCGATACCGATctcattttcatcttctgcAGATATTTTCACCTTTTGTCCGACCAGTTTATGCCAGCAGGTCTTTCTTTAATGGAAAAAGCAACATCACCGGCCTTTGTTCTTGTTCATGCACAGCTTTTGTCGATTCTCGACAGCACCGTTCATCGCCAGGCTGCGCTTGAGCCTCCACATGGCTCTTTCGTAGCCAACTCAGCTCGAGGAGCCGAAGCGGCGGCTCTGCAAATGCCGATGCCGCCAAGCAATTTGATGAAGAGCATGTCGGAGAACAGGCTGGTGATGTTGCTCAAGGACATCCTCGCTGATAATTCGCCAACGTTTGCGGGGGCGAGGCACACATTCGCCGAATCTTTCTCCGCCCTGTTAAAAGCCGCCGCAAGCAGGACATCCAGGTACAACAGCACCGCATGCTCAACGTTGTGTGACCTATTGGAAGAGGTTCTGTTCATTTATCACCGGGCTGAGACGGTTGAAAACCCCACAAGCTATATTGACTGGGCCTTTTGGATTGATGTTTGTAAGGTCGCCTTGACCTCGCTGAATACCCTATCGGAGATTCGAATCATATCTTTCATATATACGGTGTGGGacgccatcgccaaagaCCCTAAGCAAAAGCTAATGGTGTGCCGCGACTGGTTGTTGACTGAAGAAACGTTCAACGCCTTTTTCAATAATTGGTGCCCAATGGTTCGAGCCTATTACATGCGGCTGCTCTGCTGGCGAGTCTGTCGCGAAGTGGGCAGCCAGGATGAGGTAGATAT GGAGATTTTCGCTCTTGCATCCAAGAGGCTCAAGTCGGTCTGGTCGCACTATCTGTATCTTAAACAGGCTGCGGACGAAGCCGGCCAGATGGGTCCCGCTACGGCGCCAATGTCACCTACCTTGGGAAAGCGATTCATCATTATTCGGCAAGAAGTCAACGTTCCGCAGCCGGGTCTCTTTGTGACTTTTGATACATTCTCTAAGGCATCGAGTATAATAGACTTGCCTTCTAGCGAGAAGAACGCTGAAGCAGGTCTTCTCGCCAAGAACGAtcccaagaagaagtggtCCATTCTGAAGTTATTATCATTCAATTCGGCGAGTTCTCCAACTCAGACTGCCCTAGATACTTCGCCTGTCAAATCTTCGGATGATGGACTTCAGAATGCGCGCCGAGAGGTTGCAAACTCCCGATCCCGGCAAAATGCTTCGATCGGCCCTCCCAAGACAGCCAAGTCTGACAAAAGCGACGACTCTGATGGATCAAATCCGGTTTTTGAAGATCCTAAATTCAATTTCAAATTTGTCCTCGGCTGGccacagccgcagcagcagctgcctcCGTTGGAACGAATGCTTGTGAGCCCGAAGCTCCCTACACCGGCTCAATCAAGACTTGGCTTCCAAGCAAAGCGTGGAGGCGGTCCAGTTCTCCCTCCGCTGATGATACCGACGAGAAGGTTTTCTGGCAGTTCTCAGGGTGGTCTGGTGCAAGCTGCAAGGAATGCGAGCCCCCTCGATTCGCCGGTTATAGAACCTCGTCGAAAGCTATCACTAGCCATAGCCACTGCAGGGATTCCGGAAGAGCCTTCTACTGCAACCGGCTCTGAGACGAGCAGTGGTGATACAACCCCTATTGAAACcatttctccatcttctcccatcATTCAGCCGAACTCGAATCAACAACGACCTGTTGAGGGCAAGATGGGACCCGTAAAGCCTGCAGGAGCGTTCCTGAAGAATCTGGCCTACTCTGGGCGTGCATTGTCGGAGTGGAGTCTCGTCGTGGCGGAGTGTAACAATTTTGTCGAGAGGCGCCGCGATGAAGGCATCATCACCCTCAGCGAAATTGAAGTACCACTGCTTGGCGTCGAGGGATTCCGTAAGATGGCTGGTTAA
- a CDS encoding uncharacterized protein (EggNog:ENOG41) has translation MDSHVNGERVVDIDPQNPYASSSKWRHQESTKYARHEAQFQARDPTTAGTTDDLADYLNSTRIEPQVNGYGHAAGNYQPISVAHGQGQPSEDVVASHPEEVTDGKEIVCGPLLNYRRMEQGYWYGSVLVVTKGGGKEALYEPLLVLRRAAGHGDEKMMHTQDMQIYGERLYSDRRNTFWAFGLSVPLEAEETRYEYEVLGLRYSTTHKPRVNNFYIPAVNESMRMMFYSCNGFSVGTDEEAWSGPCLWKDVMRKHAAAPIHVMIGGGDQIYNDGIRVHGPLRAWTDIGNPKKRQDYPFPEKLRAECDDYYLKNYIRWYNTEPFSTANGQIPQINIWDDHDIIDGFGSYVDKFMQCDVFRGIGGTAHKYYMLFQHHLPPPPSTYTSDFADQDVDGTQGIDPNQLIDTYVAPGKTEPQYIVGKKPGPYVAEHSFNIYARLGARIALLGIDARTERTRHQVNYPETYELIFQRVRSELQAAARSGQPIKHLILLLGIPIAYPRLTWLENILRSPLIGPVKLLNRRFGVGGGFFNHFDGSVDLLDDLDDHYTAKTHKIERAQLIVELQKISAEFSARTTILGGDVHLAALGRFYSNPSLKVPTEEDSRYMVNVVSSAIVNKPPPQAVANLLARRNKIHHLNSKTDETLLDLFDKDPGNSTKTASHNSCTMPSRNFALLTENSPTRSPDGFVPGYGADAPSHSFLGSDGHSPLHHGEVGAGTKHKAATDAGHGQGHDGSLDIRINVEIDQHNPEGLTESYGLTVPLLTYRPRTEASSRAVSTATSQ, from the exons ATGGACTCACACGTTAACGGCGAGCGAGTCGTAGATATCGACCCTCAAAACCCATACGcgtccagcagcaaatgGCGCCATCAAGAGTCGACTAAATATGCCCGCCACGAGGCGCAGTTTCAGGCGCGCGATCCCACGACTGCCGGCACGACCGACGACTTGGCCGACTATCTCAACTCTACTCGAATTGAACCTCAGGTGAACGGGTACGGACACGCAGCGGGAAACTACCAGCCCATCTCCGTGGCTCATGGCCAAGGACAGCCTTCCGAAGATGTTGTCGCCAGCCATCCAGAGGAGGTGACGGATGGCAAAGAAATCGTGTGTGGTCCTCTTCTCAACTATCGCCGCATGGAACAGGGCTACTGGTACGGAAGCGTCCTTGTTGTTACAAAGggcggcggcaaagaagcaCTCTATGAGCCGTTGCTGGTCTTGCGAAGGGCTGCAGGCCACGGCGACGAGAAGATGATGCATACCCAGGACATGCAAATCTACGGCGAGCGCCTCTATTCAGACAGGCGAAACACATTCTGGGCGTTTGGCCTCAGCGTACCCCTCGAAGCTGAGGAGACCCGATATGAATATGAGGTTCTGGGTCTTCGATACTCAACCACTCATAAGCCGCGAGTCAACAACTTCTACATCCCCGCCGTAAACGAGTCCATGCGCATGATGTTCTACTCTTGCAACGGCTTCAGTGTCGGCACCGACGAAGAAGCATGGAGCGGCCCGTGTCTATGGAAGGACGTTATGCGGAAACATGCGGCCGCGCCAATCCACGTCATGATTGGCGGTGGTGACCAAATCTACAATGATGGCATCAGGGTTCATGGTCCTTTGCGCGCCTGGACTGACATCGGCAACCCCAAGAAGCGACAGGATTATCCATTCCCCGAGAAGCTTCGCGCCGAGTGCGACGACTACTATCTGAAAAATTATATCCGGTGGTATAATACGGAGCCCTTCTCGACAGCGAACGGCCAGATCCCGCAAATCAACATCTGGGATGACCATGAT ATTATCGACGGTTTCGGGTCATATGTTGATAAGTTCATGCAGTGTGACGTTTTCCGTGGTATCGGTGGCACCGCCCACAAGTACTACATGCTTTTCCAGCACCATCTCCCTCCGCCACCATCTACATATACATCCG ACTTTGCCGATCAGGATGTTGATGGCACTCAGGGCATTGATCCCAATCAGCTGATTGATACATACGTCGCACCAGGGAAAACAGAGCCGCAGTACATCGTTGGGAAGAAACCCGGACCTTATGTTGCGGAACATTCGTTTAACATCTACGCCCGGCTGGGTGCTCGTATTGCCCTACTTGGCATCGACGCCAGAACTGAG CGTACTCGACACCAAGTAAACTACCCTGAGACCTATGAACTCATCTTCCAGAGAGTACGCAGTGAGCTGCAGGCCGCCGCTAGATCCGGCCAGCCCATCAAACACTTAATTCTATTACTCGGCATTCCCATTGCTTACCCA CGCTTGACTTGGTTAGAGAATATCCTTCGAAGCCCTCTTATTGGCCCCGTCAAACTCCTAAACCGACGATTTGGCGTTGGCGGTGGCTTCTTCAACCACTTTGACGGAAGCGTAGACCTTCTCGACGATCTTGATGACCACTACACGGCCAAGACCCACAAGATCGAGCGAGCCCAACTGATTGTAGAACTACAAAAGATCTCCGCCGAATTTTCAGCACGAACTACAATCCTCGGAGGCGATGTCCATTTAGCAGCTCTAGGCCGCTTCTACTCCAACCCCAGCCTCAAGGTTCCCACCGAAGAAGACAGCAGATACATGGTCAACGTAGTCTCGTCAGCCATCGTCAACAAGCCTCCACCACAGGCTGTCGCCAACCTCCTGGCAAGGCGAAACAAGATCCATCATCTCAACTCCAAGACGGACGAAACTCTGCTGGATCTATTCGACAAGGACCCCGGCAACTCTACCAAGACTGCCAGCCACAATAGCTGCACAATGCCCAGTCGCAACTTTGCTCTGCTGACTGAGAATTCTCCTACAAGAAGCCCCGATGGCTTTGTGCCAGGGTACGGCGCCGATGCACCTTCGCATTCGTTCCTGGGTTCTGATGGCCACTCGCCCTTGCATCACGGTGAGGTTGGGGCTGGCACAAAGCACAAGGCAGCTACAGATGcaggccatggccaaggccaCGACGGTAGCTTGGACATTCGCATCAACGTCGAGATTGACCAGCACAATCCAGAGGGCCTGACGGAGAGCTACGGCTTGACCGTGCCGCTTCTGACATATCGTCCAAGGACCGAAGCGTCCTCAAGGGCTGTATCCACTGCCACTAGCCAGTAG